In a genomic window of Aggregatimonas sangjinii:
- a CDS encoding Crp/Fnr family transcriptional regulator yields the protein MESLINYLLQYEQLNAQQIELIKNSIKSVKLEIGDYFSEAGKTANQVAFVQEGILRVCYYNKEGEEITRYFIDENNFAVDLNSYNFQIPSGEYIQAIVPTQLLIFSRKDLTNLSDTIISWDKIIGKITNKALMEKVNRISPMLAEDAKTRYTEFHNRFSTLVNRIPLNYLASYIGITKNSLSRIRKELTE from the coding sequence ATGGAAAGTCTAATCAATTATTTGTTACAATATGAACAACTAAACGCACAACAAATTGAGCTTATAAAAAACTCGATTAAGTCAGTAAAACTGGAAATTGGGGACTATTTTTCAGAAGCTGGAAAAACAGCGAATCAAGTCGCGTTTGTCCAAGAGGGAATTTTGAGAGTTTGCTATTACAATAAAGAGGGCGAAGAAATTACTCGTTATTTTATTGACGAAAACAATTTTGCAGTTGACCTAAATAGCTACAATTTTCAAATTCCGTCAGGCGAATATATTCAAGCAATTGTACCTACACAATTATTGATTTTTAGTAGAAAAGACCTTACAAATCTATCAGACACAATAATCAGTTGGGACAAAATAATTGGTAAAATAACTAACAAAGCACTGATGGAGAAAGTAAACAGAATAAGTCCAATGCTTGCCGAAGATGCCAAAACCAGATACACTGAATTTCATAATCGTTTTTCGACCTTGGTTAATCGGATCCCATTAAACTACTTGGCTTCTTACATCGGAATTACAAAGAATTCATTAAGCAGAATTCGTAAAGAATTAACCGAATAA
- a CDS encoding SRPBCC family protein, whose amino-acid sequence MRTVILLVLIFMASTQIQAQKSYPKTTISVDIQSTLSLKETFEYIVPIDLEHIFKRYKNIPAVDSTSNKEAWYTPGMTRMVFFDDGTSSKETLLSVTPHSAFTYKVNGFTNSLKGLIKQINGSWTFTETENGKIHIEWTYEFIPRNFFARFLVNIIVKKRIKTPMTNALTVMKDELESGNLYRYERKVGNW is encoded by the coding sequence ATGCGAACAGTAATATTATTAGTTCTGATTTTTATGGCATCTACACAAATACAAGCTCAAAAAAGCTACCCCAAAACGACAATTTCAGTTGATATCCAAAGTACTTTATCATTAAAGGAGACTTTTGAATATATCGTACCAATTGACTTGGAGCATATTTTTAAACGGTATAAAAATATTCCTGCTGTTGATAGTACTAGCAATAAAGAGGCTTGGTACACACCGGGAATGACGAGAATGGTATTTTTTGATGACGGAACGTCTTCTAAAGAAACACTTTTAAGCGTTACACCTCATTCGGCTTTTACTTACAAAGTCAATGGTTTCACCAATTCTCTAAAAGGATTGATTAAACAAATTAACGGCAGTTGGACGTTTACAGAAACCGAAAATGGTAAAATTCATATAGAATGGACTTACGAATTTATTCCAAGGAATTTTTTTGCTCGTTTTTTGGTTAACATCATTGTAAAAAAACGAATAAAAACACCAATGACTAATGCTCTAACCGTTATGAAAGATGAGTTGGAAAGTGGTAATTTATATCGTTATGAAAGAAAAGTAGGAAATTGGTAA